One part of the Salinivirga cyanobacteriivorans genome encodes these proteins:
- a CDS encoding methylglyoxal synthase, protein MEKKKRIALVAHDNRKKDLIEWVDWNREILCMHELVCTGTTGKLVENILNNEQTDKRDEIITIKKLKSGPLGGDQQLGAMISESQIDILIFFWDPMEQQPHDVDVKALLRIAVLYNITTASNRATADFIISSRLFNEAYKPMIKDYSKYIMRNTET, encoded by the coding sequence ATGGAGAAAAAGAAACGTATAGCATTGGTTGCGCATGATAACCGAAAAAAAGACCTTATTGAATGGGTTGACTGGAACCGGGAGATTCTATGTATGCATGAGTTAGTATGTACAGGAACAACCGGTAAACTTGTTGAGAACATATTGAATAACGAACAAACAGATAAAAGAGATGAAATAATTACAATCAAAAAATTAAAATCAGGTCCGCTGGGTGGCGATCAACAACTGGGAGCCATGATTTCGGAAAGCCAGATTGATATCCTCATTTTTTTCTGGGATCCTATGGAACAACAACCGCATGACGTGGATGTAAAAGCGCTATTGAGAATTGCAGTGCTGTATAACATTACAACCGCGAGTAATCGTGCTACTGCCGACTTTATTATCTCTTCCAGATTATTTAATGAAGCTTATAAACCCATGATAA